DNA from Castor canadensis chromosome 3, mCasCan1.hap1v2, whole genome shotgun sequence:
GCCCATAACTGGAAGCCACCTGGCCCATCAAAAGCACAGCCAGTCCCAGCTGCCCCTCCCCATGGTGTGCCTGTGGACAGCCTGCTCCCCATCCCAGCTCTTGGCTCACATTATGGTATAAGCCCAGcaccctccctcctgccctcagcAGTGGCAGCTCCAGCTAGGGTAGCTTCTGCTCAGGTAGTGGTGCTTTTGGCATGGGGTGGCATAGACAGCAGGCCACAAGTAGACCTCCACAGTCCAGAATGTCAAAGAAGGTCCAGCCCGAGGGTGGGCAAGGCCAAAGCACACCCATATACACAGTGGGGACACTGGGTGCCAGGGAGGGCTTGACAATAGGGAATTAGCTGCAGGGCCAAGGCCTGTGTCTCCTATGGTGAGCAAAGAAACAGGTCAGCAGCCTCACAGACCACAGAGCAACACCACCAAGCATCCTTAGAAACGTTTTATTGGCAACAGCTCCCAACCAAGTCTTCAGAGGTCTTCATGTGTCAGAGTGAAGGTAGACACTAAACCTCACAAGTTCCCCAGCTGGCAGGACAGTAGCCCTGGCCCCTACCAGGACCAAAGCCCACATGGCCATGTTGTCCTGGCAGTGAACAAACCAGGCTGGGAGCCAGACAACTCAGCCTCAGTGTCCCTCGGCATGTGGGGAGGTACCAGCAGAGCCTACCTCTAATGAGACAGTGTGAAGCTGGAGGCTGAGTAGGGTACAAGGCTGATGGATGGGGACTCTGAAGACTGGGAGAGAGGAGACAGTAGGAGCAGGAATGAACAGTTGACCAATGACAAATGCCTCTATGTGACACATGCCCTCACAAAAGAGGCCCTGAGGCTCCCTGGCCCGTGTGACCCTAGGGCCAACTCTGGGCAGATAGCGAGGCGGCCCCTTGACCTTGTGGTCAAGCTCAGGCCCCAGCCAAGTCACTGCAGGGAGGATCCTGTTGTCCTGTGATGGCCCTTTGCCTCCTCCAGCTGCTACAACCTCCTCTGGAAGCTGCTTGCAGTTGACTGCTGGCTGCTACGTGAGCAGGCCCCTGGTGAGCCTCAGCACAGCCTCGTAGGCGACGAAGACTACCATGTTGACAGGGAAGGCACGGCAGCAGTTGAGCGTCAGCCCCTTGAAGAGCACCCTGGGCCCCTCCTCCCGCACACTGGCTACCACACAGTGCAGAAGGCCTCGGTAGCGCTGCTTGCCCTGCCCATCTGCCTGCAGGCGCGACTTGATCACATCCATGGGGGTGGCCACAGCCCAGGCCAGGACCCCTGCACAGCCTCCGGCCACCAGCACAGCCAGAACATCTGCAAGAGATACCACGCATTGCCTGACTGCAGTACCCTGACGGCTGGCTTCAGCCTATCTGCCTGTCCTCAGTCAGGCTCCAGGGAGGGGAACATGACCTGTCCAAGACCACACGGTGACTTTGACAGACAGAATAAGATTCCCGCCCTAGAAGGCCACACATCTAGGTTCAGCTCCTCACTCAGGTGCCAGTGTGTGGCATGAGCTCCTCTCCTAGCCCCCATCCCACCCTCGGATGCTCACCTGGCTGGATGTGGCcggcaggtgtgagccactcagAGAGGATGGCATAGGAGAGGAAGTAGGTGGCGAAGGAGTGGCCTTCCCGAAGGAGCAGTGCTGAGCTGCCCTTGTAGAGACCCCGAAGTCCTTCCTCACGGGCCACAGTAGCCAGACAGTGAAGTGGCCCTCGGTACTTTGGTGCAGGCACCAGACATGCAGGGGGCACAGGACACACAGTGGGAGAAGCTGAAGCCCACGATGCCGAgggccgccgccgctgctgcatctgtgtctgtgtctgcagACGAACCTTAGCCACCTCAGTGGGCGATGTCAGGAATACCTGGGGCAGAGGAAGCAGGGTGGAACCTTGCCTGCAACCTGCCCACACATCCTAGGATGAGTCTCCATTGCCTTCTAGTGCCCAGGATAGTGTAGGGGAGCCTAGGCCCCAAGAAGCTGCAGGGCAGCTGTAATGGTACAGGATTCAAAGCTGGCTCTGCCCCACCAAGGCCAACACCAAGGCTTTCTTCAGCAACTACCTCCCATCACAGACAACTGGTGAGACATGTAGTCTATAATTCAGTCTATTACtagtaattaaaaacataattattcGTAAGGTGGTCATATTGCCAATAGCATCAGCTGTCATTGTGTGGGTGGTATACATGTCAGGCTTCATGCTGGGGTCTTTACACCCATGATGTCACATAATCCTTACTATGCTTCATACAGATGAGGAGACAAGCTCAGAGAGGCTCCCTAGCATGGTCAAGGGCACTCAACTAGCAAGAATCAGAACAAAGAGTTGATCCTGGTTGGTGAGGCCCATCAGCCATTAACCTCTGCACTGCATGTGTGGCGGAGATGTCACTGGGCTTCCCTTGCAGCAGCATGCCTCTCCAAATGGCTCTGTTTAGGGGCTGTACATTTGTACATGTCTCCCCACCTAGTGATACGCCCGTGAGGGCAGGCCTTGGTTGCTCTGGCCTCCCCATCCCCATCTGCCATGCTGGGGCTCCATCTGTACTTGAGGATGAAGGATGCAGGGTGTCCATGATAACACTCCATGATGTTCAGGCATCTTGGCGCCCATGCTATAGATGAGGACTACCAGCCAGTCAAGAATTCAAGCACCTGAGCAACCCAAGGCCTGCCTAATTGGACAACTTTCTGCTTTTCTGGGGTCCCCAGACCCCAGACCAGGGTTCCTCTGTTTGCTTTACCTCTTCACAGGCCTCTACTGGGTCCACCCAGGGCAGAGGCCCTGTATATGTGTGTTGCAGAAGGAACCTAAGCACTGCAGGCAGGATGCCGGCTCCTCACCACAGTCCCCACTCCCTCCAGACTCTGCcccctctaagcctcagtttccccacctgctgGGGCAAGTGACTCAGACACCTCAGTCTCTCTGAGGCCCTCCCTGCCCCCCTTGCCAACCTGTACTCACACGGACAAGGCCAGAGGCACATCCCGAGAGCGTAATGTCAGCTTTGGAGGGCTTGGCATCAGCACTGCCGTATCGGAAGCGGCAGATGTGCGAGAGGCAGTGGTGGTAGGTGCCAAAAGACACGGACGAGACCAGGGACACTGTACACACAGGCAGAGAGAGGCCCCGGTAGAAGCCCCACACCTGGTGGAAAGGGCCTGAGTCAGGTCAGGGGCCCAGCCAGGGGAGGCTGTCCTGGGCCTAGCGGAAGCCACCTCTGGTCCACTTGCATGCCCTGCCACACACCTTCCCCAGGTCATTCCCCAAGTCAGGCCTCAGAGCCTCAGCTATAAATGGGGGTCACAGTACCCAACTGGCAAGGTCATGGTGAAGGATTAAAGAGACAGAGGGTCAAGCTCAACACAGGACAGTCATTTAACGACAATAATGATGAAGTAGGATAGCTATGAGTGCTGTTTTTCATGAGCTAAACCTGGTTTGCACCAAGCCTCATGTTCCCTTTGGTAAATGTCCCCAAGTCTCTGCTCTGGACAGGGCTCTGAGCCTGAAAGTTAACTTGATGATACTATACAGGACTTCCTCCATGGGACGCCTGGCTCAGAAGGGACAGAAATGCAATACACAAGCCTCTCCCTCAAACTTCAGGAGCCCAGTGCCATTTCTAGAACCCTTATTGGAGACAGAGACTTCACTGTGGGCCTTCTGTATGCCAGATGCCCAGGCTCTCATCCATAGAGGCATCCCTGAGATGGGCACAGTGGTTCCCATTTGGAGGGTGAGAGAGCCAAGGCCCTAAGGAACCCACATCCCCTGGCTGGTTGGTGAGAGGCAGGCTTGAGGCCCAAGATCCTAACATCCCCTGCTTATCTCCCCATGACCCCAGGCCTACCCGCTCTTGGCGATACGTGTCCCGAATACAGTGCCAGATGCCTGTGTACTTTGGCTCTGTCTGGATCCTGacctgagggagagagagagaggcaggcttAGGAAGGGCTGGCCCCAGGCTCAGGGCAAGGCCAGTGGGCCCTGGGGGATGGAGGGGGTTGGAGGACAGGGTCCCCCTCTTGACTTCACAGGTTTATTGGTGTGTGGGCAGAACAGGGACAGTAAGCCTTACTTGAGATGACAACCTTAAGACACAGAGTGAGAAGAGATTGACATAGACTCAAGGACCATTGGGAGCCATTAAAGGTGTTGGAGCAGGAGAAAGCTAAGTCTGATTAGCATTCTAGAAAAGTCCAACCATGGATGGGTGTAGGATATACTGAGAGTGAGCTAACCAGGcacttggggtgggggtggggccagGCCTTGCCGCACCTTCACTGTATCCAGAGGGTAGCCCACAGCAACACCACAGACACCTGTAAGGAAAATCAGAGGCACCGGTGAAAAGAGCAGGAGGTGGTCTAGTCAGCAGTAAGCCTGTCTTATGAGGATGGTGGCCCCCGGAGTGAGTTGCCATTAGAACAGATCCCACCATGGCCCTTCCTGTCTGCACCAGGTCTCACTAGTCCCCAGAACAACCCTTGGTTTGCATATAAAGAAACTGGGGcctatggctcacgcctgtaatcccgtctactcaggaggcagagatcaggaggctcgaggtttgaagccagcgcaggcaaatagatcatgagaccccatctcaaaaacaacaacaaaaaaaaaatcacaaaaaagggctggtgaagtggctcaaggtgtagtcactgagttcaagccccagtacttaaaaaaaaaagaagaagaaaagaaaaagtttctcAGCTTGCTAGAGATTTCCCCTCCGCTGAGCTAGTGTCATCTTTTGTGAGAACTTCTGGTTTCTGCCCTCTCTGACTCATCCCTGAACCAAGTAGACCTTGCCCTCAAGCCTCCGTGTGAAGGACTTGCCTGCAGCCACCATTCCAGCTGTGGGGGCAGTGCAGAGGCACAGCCATTGCTATGAGATGCCTAGACCGCATCCAGGATGCATGAAGAGCCAAGACAGCCTGGAACCACAGGTGTGTGTGCAACAGAGTCAGGGGCTGCTATGGTTCGAACAAGCAACCCCAAAAGGCCTGGTCCCTAGCATGGCGCCATCAGGAGATGGTGGAAGCTGTGAGAAGCAGGGATTGGTGAGAGGTCCTTAGGTGACTAGGGCTGCCCTGGGCAATGACTGTGGGATCCcagctctttctcttcccttttcactTCCTGGCCCTGACAGGAGCAATTTACTCTACCATCTGCTCCCCACTATTGCCACCTGGCTCCACACTGGAGGCTCAGAGTAACAGCCACCTAGTCTACCAGAACCTCCAGGACTGccagctaaataaaccttttctctttctaagtcACTTATCTAAAACATTTTGCATAGATAGAAAGCTGACTGGGGCATGGGAAGGCTGTGGAAGATGACAAGGCACATGGGCTTCACCCTCTTTGCTGTGTGTCCCAGGGCACATGAGTGAAAGAACGAGTAAGTGGGTACATGAAGTGTAAAGCAAAGAACTGTCTACCTGAGAGGCTCAGGTAGTATTACTCTCCTTGACCCtcacatgcatctcaccaaagtCCTTCTCATCCATCCAAAGCCCTGCCACAGCATCACTTCCCCTCTGCAGGCCTCCTTGACTCAACTCTAGTCTGCCTCTGTGCCAGGCAACATGATTGGAGCCTTTGTCACACAGCCTTGCTTCTATGCCTTGCACACCACTGCTACTTCCAGAGCTAGAGTCCCTCAAGGACAAGGCCCATGCCCAAGTCCCTGTGACCCAGGGCTAGACACAGAGCCCTCTCACCCAGCCTTCCTGCAGGCTCTGGAGAGAACAGGTCATCCTGAGAGCCTTTCCTGGCCATTGGCAAGGTTATGCCCTCCTCTGGGCCTCCCTGTGGGCACTAGTGTTCAGAGGAGCAGCTAGCCTTGGGCCAACACATAGCAGGGTCCAGCCATCCCTAGAAGGGCCAGGACCAGGTACCCCCCCCAAGTCAGGGCTGCCCTTCCCTGGTGACCCCCAGGCTGTTCCGTAAGAATGCAGAACCACTCACTGCTATTTCACAAGACAAAGAAGGTAAAGGTGCCAAGCTTAAAATAGCCCCTCAACCTGACCATCGATCCACAGCCTGGGCAGAGTTAGAGCCACCTGTCAGATCAGACACCTTCCCAGgatggaaaaaaatctcagtcATGGAGGGCTGGGCATCAAAAGACCCCGGAGGTCAGGAAGGCCACGAGGCCACAGCCAGAGGAATGGGGTTCCCATTAGGCCTCTCCCCTCCTTCGTCCTGTCCAGTCTGTGGCTGAATATCCTGGGGGCCTCCTGTGCCCCCGACACAGGCTCTGGTCTCCACCTGTTCTGACAGTAACCAGCCCATGCTCCCAAGCCAGGGGTCCCCAGCCTGCCCTTAGTATCCTCCTGAACCCCAGGGCACTGCAGCCCCCTCCTCCCAGGCCCTTCATGATACCCGGGAGTCTGCCTTCCTTGCCAGCCTCCACGGCCCATGTCAGGCCCGGACCACCCGTAAGGGCTTCCACACACACTGCTCAGGCAGCGCGCTGTCCCAGCTCCCCAGCCCAGTACCTCCAATGGCCCCAGCAACAAAATCCATGGACAATGTGGGAGGTAGGGAGACTCTGATCTGGCTGCCTGGAAGTGTTTGCCACCAAGGACCAGTGGCCTCAACAGCTCTGCTGTGCTTCTCTGAGACCTTATGTACctgtgggagggggcaggggacaggaagCAGGGACCTATGAGTGGCCAAAAGTCTGGCTGGGCAGCAGGCGGTCAATGCCCACGCCCACATATCCTGCAGCTGAACTTCCCCAGCTCAACCCCCAGGACCCTTGTGTGCCAGTGCCTTCAGGACGCAGGTGTCAGGCAAGTGTGTGAGAGGTCATGGGAGGTGGCACACCCCCAGATATAGATTGACCTCTGCGTGGGATGAGACTGACCAGGCTGTAAATACAGCCTCTGGTCAAGCTGAGAGGCCAAGCATGACAGTCTGCTGCTCACCTGCATCCCCCACTGTGCTACCTCTAGCCCCAGGAGGAAGCAGGGCAGCACCAGACTGCATTTACAGATGGAGGCCCAAAACGGGGCTCATCAGAGACCACGCAAGGCAGGAGCGGGATCTGATTCCCAGCCACCTTCTCTCATAGCCAGGTCAGGGGTCGCCTTGACTGGGAGGCCATCACCTCTGGGTCTTTGAAGAAGATCAGCacatccagtaatcccactcctggggatattcccaaaagaaagtgacataggctactccagaggcacctgcacacccatgtttattgcagcactattcacaatagccaagttatggagacggccaagatgcccaactactgatgaatggattaagaaaatgtggtatctatacacaatggaattttatgcagccatgaagaagaacgaaatgttatcattcgctggtaaatggatggaactggagaacgtcactctgagtgaggttagccaggctcagaagaccaaaaatcttatgttctccctcatatgtggacattagatcaagggtaaacacaacaaggggattggactttgatcacatgataaaagcgagagcatacaagaaaggtatgaggataggtaaaacacccaaaaaactagatagcatttgttgccctcaatgcagagaaactaaagcagataccttaaaagcaactgaggccaataggaaaaggggaccaggaactagagaaaaggttagatcaaaaagaattaatctagaaggtaacacacacgcacaggaaattaattcgagtcaactccctgtatagctatccttatctcaaccagcaaaaacccttgttccttcctattattgcttatactctctcttcaacaaaattagagataagggcaaaacagtttctgccgggtagcgtgggggtagggggggagagggagaagaggggggaaaggaaggggcggggggaagggaggagaaatgacccaaacattgtatgcacgtatgagtaaaatttttttaaaaaggagatcagcacagccccctaTCACCACCAGCACATGACCCAGATTGCAGCTGGTGAGATGACCTGCAGAGAATATAGAGGCTCAGGACCAAATAGCTGCTACTGGCCAGAAAGCtgtggagtgggggaaggggcagATGTTGACATCTTTGTCCAGCAGCTCTGTCCAGGTGGCCCTCAGAAGAGAGCAGCAGGAAGCCACGTGTccacttgttttccttttctctgatgGGTCATtgcaagctggccttgaacaggcTGAGAACTGACCAAGAGGTGACACTCCCCCACCCTGCCACCAGTCTATTTTTGGGCAAGTGGGCAGTCCTAGCTGCCACAtcagagggcagagggcagggggcaggAAATGGCCTGTACAAGGCCAGCCCTGATGTCCATCCTGGCTTGTAGAGAGACATAGTTCAGTGTCTGGCTAGGAGCCCAGCTACTgcattcaaatctcagctctgcctCTCATGGTTTGAGACTGTGAGCAGTCCTCCCACCCCCAATCTCCTTGTGCATAATGAAGTGAGGGTACTCCCAGCCACATGCCCACGAGCCCTCAGGGCAGGCTCCAGACGTGTTCCTACTAATACTAAGACTGCATTACTAGAAGCATAGGGTCTAGAAGAAAGGAGATGATGGGCCTGTTCTGGGCAGAAAAATACAGCTGAGTCTCAGGTTCCTTGGGTAATGAGGGAGCTTGAAGGATGCTGCCTGCTTGAGACAACAGAGACCCATTTAGTCCTACTTTTCCAATGCATTACATCTCTGGCACTGGAGCCAAAAGCCTAAGGGCTTCTCTGGACACCTTTCTCCCTCTGGAGAGTCACTGGGTTCCATGTGCCCACCCTCTAAAACATAGTCAGGACCATTTGTCACCATCCACCTGCCCTGCTGACTGCATCATTCCTGGACAGAAGCCTGCCCACAATGTATGCGACCAACACTGCTTCCTGTACATGCCAAATGTCAGCACTGGACACATTAATCCCCTGCCCTGGTGGGTCCAATGTGCTAGAGCAGGAGATGAGAACCCAAGTAAACAAGGGAAATCcagattggaggtatggctcaagcaatagagcgcctgttttgcaagcgcaaagccctgagttcaaaccccagtcccaccaaaaaaaaaaaaaaaaggttgggggggAAATctatgggctggggatgtagttcagtggtagagcacttgcctagcattctttAGGCTCTAGGTTCgattccccagcaccaaaattaaaaaaaaaaaaaaagggaaatctaGCATGTGTCAGAGGACCCAGATTCCAGATTCCAGAGGGAAAATAAAGTGGGAGGAGACGGGATGAGTTTCACCTGCCCTTTGTCTACTGAACAAACATTCCCCTGCTTTACggcagaaacagaaaacatgtcACCTTATCATTTGGGTTGTTTGTGAAGTTCTGGCAGGCAGGGCTGTGCTACATACCCTCAGTACCTGGCACAGGACAAGTGCCCTGCAGAGGCTAGGCAGACAGATTGTCTGAGAATGTTCAGTGAGCGGATAGAGGGAGGGATAGACAGGTGGAGGGAGGATGAACAGACAGGCAAGGGAAGATGAATTGGATGGATGAGAGATGGAAAGAAGAGTGGATAGATAGAGGAATGGGTGACAGAGGGAGAGGTGAGAcacaaataggagaaaatcttgacaatGGTTGACTCTAGGGGATGGGTAGATGAGAATTGTTAGAGCCCATaagaaaaataggcaaaaaagCCGGGTGTTCCTGGCTTATgcctgagatctggaggactaatgtttgaggccagcccaggcaaatagttcacacaagacactatctccaaaataaccagagcaaaatgggttggaggtgtggctcaagtgctagaggtCCTGCTttacaagcgtgaagccctgaattcatacCCCAGTTCCACTTCACccccactaaaaaaacaaaagcagcaaataaatagcaaatttgggcacagtggctcaaaactgttatcccagttatgcagggaaACTatgatcaggaggaccatggcttcaggccagcttggacaaaaaagttcatgataccctatatcaacagaaaaagctgggcatggtgtcacacaggaagcttaaaataggaggacttcGGTCTAGAGCAGCTGGGGGGaaaatatctcaaaattaaccagagcaaaaagggctggaactgtggctcaagcagtagagtacttgcccagcaagcaagaagccctgagctcaaactccagtaccaccaaaaaaaaaaaaaaaaaaacagtaatcaAGAACACAGGTGTACCAGGGGCTGGTTGTTTATGCCCATAATCCCAACTAGTCAggaacagagatcagaaggatcacagttgggaagccagcccaggcaaatagttcacgagaccctatctcaaaaatatcaaatacgaaacaggctggcagaatgacagagtggtagcaagcatgaggccctgagttcaaaccccagtgccgccaaaaaaaacccccaaaaacacAGCTGCTTGGGCCAGCCTCCTTCGGGATTAACTGTGGTCATGAAAGGACCCCATCAACCGTGGGGTCACCTCTCACCCTTGGCTGGACCtgactcaaaagaaagaaaagaggactggggacatggtagagtgcttgcctagcatgctagaggccctgcattcaatcccccGGACCTGAGGGGTAGCGGGGACATGGCAGCCTCCTCCACAATCCCTGTACATGTGTGACAGGTGCCTTAAGCCTAGCATGGCTTGGGGATCAGCCTCTCCCAGCTGAGTGACCTTAGGCCAGTAGCGTGATCTCTCTGAGTCTTGATTTTTCCAACACGCAGTGGACCTTGCGATGTGGAACCTGGAGGACATCTGATGGGGCCACCTTCCCATGGGCCACGGCTGCTGTTACAGGCATCCAGGCTGACTTTCAGCCTCCTctaccagtgcccagccccaCTACAGCTGGCTAGGGCCACCATCCTTGGGTGACAAATGTCACCGCTGCAAAGGGCTCCTGGAAGGGACAGCATGGGGCTTTCTAGCTGAGGTGTCACAGACGGGTGATACATTCTCaatgcagttttcttttcttttttttttttgatgggactgaggtttgaactcagggctttgtgcttacaaagcaggtggtctaccacttgagccacacctctggttcatatttctctagttattttggatatgggagtctcaagaacaatttgcctaggctggtcttgaaccttattctcccaatctcagcctcccaagtagctaggattacaggtgtaggccACTTGTACTCAGCTAgctttattttttacaatataGCAAAGGGAGTAACTACAAGTTATGAAAAATCATCTAGCCAGAGACAGCCAGACCGGAAATGAAGGTCCCACAATCCAGGACCAGGAACCTGCCTTCTGgtggatctttttcttttttcttttctttgccttcttttttcttctcctttctttcttccttttctttctttctttccttccttcctttcttttcttccctccttcccttcttcctttcttctttccttttttctttccttccttcctttccttctctctttatccttttttgttgttttttgagacaaagcccaggctggtctggaattcTCAGTCCTCccacctcagactcctgagtgctgggattatagggacataccaccatgcccagcttctaccATTTCCTTTTCTAATAGCAGTTTGCCACTTGCTTCTTTTCCCTATCTTGGTGGCCTTGCCACCTGGGTATCTAGGGCTCTGCTTCTCATGCACATCTATAGCATCCCAAGGTGTGGTAGAGCAGGCATCATGGCCGGGGGCTTTCAGCCAGGCAGTCTGGGCTCCGCCCTTGCTTTTCTGTTCCTGTCTGAGTGAGCTGGATGAATCCTATCACCTGCCCaggcctcagttccctcatctgtaaaacccAGCACCAGATGGTTGAGAGGACACAGGGTCATTAACCGTAAAGCACTTGGAACTGGGCTTGGCTTGGTATGGATTAATCtaggtgtggtggggcacacctgtaatcttagcactctggaggctgagtcaggaagacctccagttcaaggccagcctgagttatatAGCAAGGCACTGTCTCCAGACAAACACTCTACACATGAGGCACTCTCTACGTGCGACCATTGTGATTTCATTGTGTAAGGGATGCATGTGGCTTGTTTCCAGGGTATTTGAAGGGCACTCTCCTAAGCACACTTTTGGGGTGTCTGTGCTTCATGCATTCACTTCCAGAGGGAGACAGACTGCTGGCCCAAGCCTACCTGAACTATTTTTCACCTCAAAGGATTTTGTCATTTTGGCAGGGTTTGGAGAGGCTGAGGAGGGGCAGTGACATTTCCAAAGACTGGACCCTCGCTCAGGAGCCTAGAGTGGGCACTGGGGATCTGGCTCAGCTCTGGAGAAAATAGCAGCTCTAACCTTTTTGGGAAATGGGGCTCCTTGGTGAGTCTGGGCAAGGGCTGGAGGTCTGCTGGGAATAGAAGTAAGCCACAGACGCCCTGCAGCCTCTATTCCTTACCTTTAAAATGGGACCAACCAACCCTGTACCTAGGATATGAGAGCCTGGGCACCACTTGGATCAGCATCATGCCAGCTACAGATCACATGCCCAGCTTGGCCACAGCTCACCCACACTTGGGAGGTGCAGTGTGTCTCTGTAGTATGACAGGTATAGGGGTGGGATGAAGCCCACCTGGTCACCCCTAGCCACCCCAGCCTGACATGCTGAGGGGTCAGGGCCCTGAGCCAGGGTCTCGAAGGCCCCTAGGACAGACCTCAGAGCTTCAAAGCCTACCACAAGGCATTTcctgctgccactcctgcctgtgcctcttcCTTGGCCTCCAGATTGTCCCTCACCTCTGACTCCCATCCCTGCTGGCCTGGCACTTCTGCTTCCCTGCCCACTGGGCTCATGGGTGTATAGCCCCAGCTCCAGTCACTGGAGTGTTACAAAGACACTGAGGCCTAGACAGGAATGTCAGAGGAGGACTGGAATCTGAGGCCCAGCTCTGGCACAGACAATAGCTGATGGACCGAGCACACTCCTTGCCTTGAATTCCCCACTTGTCAACAGGATGACAGCAGCCACCTGCTGCAGGTAAGGACTTTGGAGCAGCAGAGCCAAATCTCGGAGCCCCACTGTGACTTGTTCCTGAGCCAGCTGTCAGGGTGGCTTCCCCACTACTCCCTATCCCACCCCTACCCGGCCTTGTGCGTTGTCCCATCCAGG
Protein-coding regions in this window:
- the Slc25a47 gene encoding solute carrier family 25 member 47 isoform X2: MRTAEPNRPQSGGSISCSRVAAWPKGGWICDAHVRQSWSSFGCVCGVAVGYPLDTVKVRIQTEPKYTGIWHCIRDTYRQERVWGFYRGLSLPVCTVSLVSSVSFGTYHHCLSHICRFRYGSADAKPSKADITLSGCASGLVRVFLTSPTEVAKVRLQTQTQMQQRRRPSASWASASPTVCPVPPACLVPAPKYRGPLHCLATVAREEGLRGLYKGSSALLLREGHSFATYFLSYAILSEWLTPAGHIQPDVLAVLVAGGCAGVLAWAVATPMDVIKSRLQADGQGKQRYRGLLHCVVASVREEGPRVLFKGLTLNCCRAFPVNMVVFVAYEAVLRLTRGLLT
- the Slc25a47 gene encoding solute carrier family 25 member 47 isoform X1, with translation MDFVAGAIGGVCGVAVGYPLDTVKVRIQTEPKYTGIWHCIRDTYRQERVWGFYRGLSLPVCTVSLVSSVSFGTYHHCLSHICRFRYGSADAKPSKADITLSGCASGLVRVFLTSPTEVAKVRLQTQTQMQQRRRPSASWASASPTVCPVPPACLVPAPKYRGPLHCLATVAREEGLRGLYKGSSALLLREGHSFATYFLSYAILSEWLTPAGHIQPDVLAVLVAGGCAGVLAWAVATPMDVIKSRLQADGQGKQRYRGLLHCVVASVREEGPRVLFKGLTLNCCRAFPVNMVVFVAYEAVLRLTRGLLT